Below is a genomic region from Leucobacter exalbidus.
CGGGCGGCTTTCTGCCCGCCCACCACATCCCCACCTTTGACGACATTCTCGTCTCAGATACTGCCCGCGACGACTTTCTCGAACTCTTCGAGGGCACGGGCGTCAGCATTGCCGGCCTCAACGCGAACGGCAACCCGCTGCACCCCAACCGTGCGATCGGCGATGCGCACGCTGCTGACGTGCGCCGTTCGATTCAGCTCGCCAACCGGCTCGGGCAAGATCGCGTGGTCACGATGTCGGGGCTGCCCGGCGGCGAGGCCAGCGCCAGCGTCACCAACTGGGTGGTCAACGCCTGGAACTCGGCGGCGCTTGACGTGCTCGACTACCAGTGGGATGTCGCGACCAAGTTTTGGCGCGAGATGGATGGCTTCGCGGCCGAGCACGGCGTGAAGGTGGCGCTCGAGCTGCACCCGCAGAACCTGGTGTTCAATTCGGCTGACGTGCACAAGCTCATTGAGCTCACGGGCGCCACGCACGTGGGCGTTGAGCTCGACGCGTCGCACCTGTTCTGGCAGCAGATGGATCCTGTGGCCGTGGTGCGCCACCTGGGCGAGCTCGTGTTCCACGCGGCCGCCAAGGATGTGCGGGTGAACCCCGAGTGGGCCAGCATTAACGGCGTGCTCGACAACTCATTCCGTCGCCTCGCCCCCGAAGAGCCGCGCACCAACCTGGGCGGCGACGAGTGGGCCAACGAGTGGCCCAAGAATTCGGCGTGGGATTTCGTGGCGCTGGGCCGCGGCCACGACACCGCATTCTGGACCGAGTTCTTGCGGGCACTGCACGAGGTCGACCCCGAAATGTGGGTCAACATCGAGCACGAAGACGTTTCGCTCGGCCGCATCGAGGGCCTCGAGGTCGCCGCGCAGGTGCTGCGGGCGGCCAACGCGGCGCTGTAAGACAGGGCGCGATCCGGGGCTCAGCAGGTCTTTGCCTCGGATCGCGCTTTAGCCCGCCGTGCCCCGCGTCACCGCGCGCGCCAGCACCCGCGTACCCTGGGGGTATGCCTTCTCAATACGATGCCGCTTTGCAACTTGATATTCCGCTGGAAATGGCGCGACGTCACGGCATCCCCTCGAACATCTCGCAGGCCGATCTCAATGAGATCGACCAAAACCCGCCGGCCTGGCTCGCCCAGTCGCGCGCCAACCGCACCGGCAAGAAGAAGGTGTGGGCGACGCTGCAGTGCGCGATCTGCAGTTACTCAGAGCAGGCGCGCCCCAAGAAGTGGTGGCCCGAGTTCACGCTGCTCGCGTGCTACGACCACGAGGCGCACGAACTGCCCAAGCCGTTTAGTGCCGCAACCACGCGCACCTTTGTGTACGGTGTGGGCAGCCGCTTCACCGGCGTCATCGACGCCGACGAGAGCGCAGAAGGTGAATCAGCCGAAGCTCCCGAAGCCTAAGCCAACCGTCACATAAGCGCACCTTCGCCCCGCAACCGCGCGGGTGCGCTAGCATTTCAAGTAAACATACGTGCTCCGGGGTCGGTGAAATTCCGAACCGGCGGTGATAGTCCGCGACCCGAGGCCCCTAGGGCTGAGGTTGAATCGGTGAAATTCCGATACCGACAGTAAAGTCTGGATGAGAGAAGCACATGCGTGGGCGACACCATTTCGTGTACCCGCGTACCCTCGGCGACATGAACCCGAGAGGAACGCCTGCCCATCATGCACTGCTTGATCGAAGCTTTTAATTCTCAGTGGGTGCTACCCGGCGGCCAAACACTGCTCGTGCGCGAAGTCGTCGGCAACGTGTTTGGGCTCGCGAGCGCATTCGGCGGCATGCGGCGCAAGATCTGGGCGTGGCCCGTCGGCATCGTGGGCAATCTGCTGCTGCTCACCGTGTTTCTGGGGTCGATCATTAGCCCGGATCACGAACTGCCGAACCTTCTCGGCCAGGCTGGCCGACAGGTCATGTTTATCGCTGTTGCCGTGTTTGGTTGGGTGCGGTGGCGCCAGGCCAGCAGCAACGGCGGGCAGGTGACGCCCCGCTGGGCCTCAAATCCCACCCGCATTGGCCTCGTGCTGACGCTCGTGCTCGGCACGGTCGCACTCACGCCGCTGTTTCGCGCGCTGGGTTCGTGGGATCCTGTGTGGGCCGATGCGTGGACATTTGTCGGGTCGCTGCTGGCCACCTACGGCATGGCGAAGGGCTGGACCGAGTTCTGGCTGATCTGGATCGCCGTCGACGTAGTCGGGGTGCCGCTGTTGTTTAGCACCGGCTACTACGCGACCGGGTTTATGTACGTCTTCTACGGCATCTTTACCGCCATCGGCTTTGTGGTGTGGGCCCGGGCCCAGTCGCACAGTAAGCCGCGCATCGACAACATCATGCCCGACCCGCGCGTGAGCCGGGCCACAGAGCCCGCTGAGTAGTCGGGCAGCAACTCACGCAAAAGGCACCTTCCCCAGCGGGGAAGGTGCCTTTCGGTTTCAGCCTGGCTGGTGAGTGCTAACTACTAGCCCTTGCGGGGCACGTAGATCGCGCCCGTTGTGATGTCTGAGTCGAGCTCTTCGAGGGTGCGACCGCGCGTCTCGGGCACGAACTTCAAGATGAAGAAGAACGAGATCACGTTGACGATGGCGAAGATCACGAAGAGGCCCATACCCACCGCGCCAACAATGGTCGGCACGAAGGTGGCGACGATACCGTTGGTGACCCAGAGCACGCACACCGACAGGCCCATGCCCACGCCGCGCATGTGCTGCGGGAATACCTCAGACAGATACACCCAGGTCGCGATGTTGAGGAACAGCTGGATCGAGCCGATCATTACGACGATCAGCACCAGGAACACCCAGGGTCGGGCGGGGTTGCCCACGGGGAACAGGGCCATCATCGCGACGGCGATCAGCACGTGCGACAGCGCGGTCATACCGTAGCCCCAGAGGAAGTTGGTGCGGCGGTTGATGCGGTCCATGTAGATCACGGCGATGATGCCGCCAATGACGGCGATGATGCCGGGGGCGATGTTGACCCAGCCGATCATGTCCTCGCTGAAGCCGGCCTCGGCGAGCATGCGCTGGCCGTAGTACATGATGGCGTTGACGCCGGTGAACTGCTGGGCGACGCCCAGGCCGCAGGCGACGAGCAAAATCATGAGCAGGTTGCGGTTCTTCAGCACGGCCTTGAGGCCGAGCTGGCCACGAGCGGCTACTCGATCCTGAGCGGTACCGGCCTGAATGTCGGCGAACTCGGCTTCAGCGCGATCCTTCGAACGCACGGTATTGAGTACGGCGAGGGCCTCTGCATCGCGTCCCTTTTCGATCAGCCAGCGGGGTGACTCGGGCATGCGCAGCATGCCGAAGAATAGGAAGATAGCGGGCACGGCACACACGGCGAACATGATGCGCCACACGCCATCTTCGTGGCCCCAGAGTGCCGCGATAATCGCGTTGACCACGAAGGCTGCGAGCTGGCCGATGACGATCATCAGCTCGTTGCGGCCCGAGAGCGAGCCGCGAATTTCGTAGGGTGCCATCTCTGACAGGTAGACGGGCACGACCGCCGAGGCGCCGCCGACCGCGAGACCGAGCGTGATGCGCCCAAGGATCAGCATCGAGTAACCGATGGTGGTGTGGGTGCCGTGCTCGGGGCCGCCCGGTGAGGTGATAACGAGGATCGTGCCGAGGAAGAATAGCGTCGAGAGCACGATGATCGTGGGGCGGCGGCCGATCTTGTCGGCGAGGCGGCCACACACCATGGCACCCACAGCGGCTGCGAAAACGAGCGCGCTGATCACGATGCCGATCTGCAGCGAGTTGAAGCCCATTTCGGCTTGCAGTGGCCGCTCAGCACCATTGGCTACGCCGGTGTCGTAACCAAACAGCAGTCCACCGAAGGTTGCTACAAGAGCAACCGTTCCGAGCCTTTTGCGATGCGGCCCGTCCGTGAGGGGTGGCAACTTTGCAGTTGCTTGCGCTGAATGGACGGACATATTAAGACTCCTTCGTCATGAGCACGCAACGGGAATGTTCGTATGCGTGATCATGAAAGCCTAACAATGTCATATCAAAAGGACAAAACGCCCTCACACCTGGCTCCCAGAGTGCGAACCCCTGATCGCGCAATAGTTCCACCTCTCAGTCAATTATTGCCTGATAGCAACATGTTTTACCCATACCGCTCGAATTTCATCGCGCGTCACAAATTTGTCAGCACAAACGTGTCGGGTGCGTTGACCCCATAGTCTGTACTGGTGATGACGCTGCTGCCGACCCTGCCCCCGTTTGCTTGGGCGTTGCTCGCGTGCGCCGCGATGCTCGTCGGCTTCTCCAAAACCGCGGTGCCCGGCATCAACACCATCTCCATCGCGATCTTTGCCGCAATTCTACCGGCGCGCGCCTCCACGGGCGCCCTGCTATTGCTGCTGATCATCGGCGATATCTTTGCCCTCATCACCTATCGCCGGCATGCTAACTGGGGCACCCTCGTGCGTCTCATCCCGGCGGTTGTGGTCGGCGTTGCGGCCGGGGCGCTGTTTCTGGCGTACGCCAACGACAGCTCGGTGCGCCGCGTCATCGGCGCCATTCTGTTGCTCGTCATCGGCTTCACGCTGTGGCAGCGCTGGCGCACCGCCCGCATCGCCAGCGCGGGCAGCGGCGCGACCAGACCCAGCGCTGCGGCGAGTGCGGGGCAAGCGGGGCAGCTGGGCGAGTCGGGATCCGGATCAAATTCGACCCCCCAGCCCGCCCCCAAAGCCGCGGGCTCCGGCGCCCTGATGCGCTCGGGATACGGAGCGCTGGGCGGGTTCACGACCATGGTGGCGAACGCCGGCG
It encodes:
- a CDS encoding sugar phosphate isomerase/epimerase family protein; its protein translation is MKLGVYNAILHDRSLPEAIEVIKNLGLSGIELNSGGFLPAHHIPTFDDILVSDTARDDFLELFEGTGVSIAGLNANGNPLHPNRAIGDAHAADVRRSIQLANRLGQDRVVTMSGLPGGEASASVTNWVVNAWNSAALDVLDYQWDVATKFWREMDGFAAEHGVKVALELHPQNLVFNSADVHKLIELTGATHVGVELDASHLFWQQMDPVAVVRHLGELVFHAAAKDVRVNPEWASINGVLDNSFRRLAPEEPRTNLGGDEWANEWPKNSAWDFVALGRGHDTAFWTEFLRALHEVDPEMWVNIEHEDVSLGRIEGLEVAAQVLRAANAAL
- the pnuC gene encoding nicotinamide riboside transporter PnuC produces the protein MHCLIEAFNSQWVLPGGQTLLVREVVGNVFGLASAFGGMRRKIWAWPVGIVGNLLLLTVFLGSIISPDHELPNLLGQAGRQVMFIAVAVFGWVRWRQASSNGGQVTPRWASNPTRIGLVLTLVLGTVALTPLFRALGSWDPVWADAWTFVGSLLATYGMAKGWTEFWLIWIAVDVVGVPLLFSTGYYATGFMYVFYGIFTAIGFVVWARAQSHSKPRIDNIMPDPRVSRATEPAE
- a CDS encoding sugar porter family MFS transporter, translated to MSVHSAQATAKLPPLTDGPHRKRLGTVALVATFGGLLFGYDTGVANGAERPLQAEMGFNSLQIGIVISALVFAAAVGAMVCGRLADKIGRRPTIIVLSTLFFLGTILVITSPGGPEHGTHTTIGYSMLILGRITLGLAVGGASAVVPVYLSEMAPYEIRGSLSGRNELMIVIGQLAAFVVNAIIAALWGHEDGVWRIMFAVCAVPAIFLFFGMLRMPESPRWLIEKGRDAEALAVLNTVRSKDRAEAEFADIQAGTAQDRVAARGQLGLKAVLKNRNLLMILLVACGLGVAQQFTGVNAIMYYGQRMLAEAGFSEDMIGWVNIAPGIIAVIGGIIAVIYMDRINRRTNFLWGYGMTALSHVLIAVAMMALFPVGNPARPWVFLVLIVVMIGSIQLFLNIATWVYLSEVFPQHMRGVGMGLSVCVLWVTNGIVATFVPTIVGAVGMGLFVIFAIVNVISFFFILKFVPETRGRTLEELDSDITTGAIYVPRKG
- a CDS encoding sulfite exporter TauE/SafE family protein translates to MTLLPTLPPFAWALLACAAMLVGFSKTAVPGINTISIAIFAAILPARASTGALLLLLIIGDIFALITYRRHANWGTLVRLIPAVVVGVAAGALFLAYANDSSVRRVIGAILLLVIGFTLWQRWRTARIASAGSGATRPSAAASAGQAGQLGESGSGSNSTPQPAPKAAGSGALMRSGYGALGGFTTMVANAGGPVMSMYFLAAKFEVKAFLGTAAWFFAVINLAKVPVSVGLGLITPGALALDALLAPGVVIGALIGRRIASRMKQTTFEWAVTVGTVLGAVYLLVG